The following is a genomic window from Amycolatopsis acidiphila.
GCGGCGTCCGCGCTGCCTCCCGCCATGCCGCCGGCGACGGGAATCCCCTTGCGCAGCACCACGCGCACCTTCGGCTCCGGCTTGTCGACGTGCGCGGCGAGCGCCTCGACCGCGCGCCAGGCAAGGTTGTCCGTGCCCGTCGGCACCGCGTCCTCACCCTCGCCGTAGACCTCGACGCCGGGCTCCTCGGCGAGCGCGACGGTCACCTCGTCCGACAGCGACAGGGCGTGGAACACCGTGGTCAGCTCGTGGAACCCGTCCCCGCGCAGGTCACCGACGGACAGGTGCAGGTTGATCTTCGAGGGCACCCGCACGGTGACTGGTGGCGGTACGACGGCTAGCACCCGTCAAGACTACGTGGCCTCCCCTGCCCCTCGCCCGCGAGGAGAAGCAAGCTCGAGAGCGACCTGGAGCGCGGCTTCCGGCTGCGCCACGCCGCCGGTCTCCTCCAGGAACCGGGGGTGGTTGCCCAGCAGGAGCGCGACCAGCGAGAGCCGGGCGCGCAGCTGCGCGGCCGGCTCCCGCTCGCCGGCCGCGATGATCGTGAACAGCTCCTTCATCCGCGTGATGAGCGGGTTGCGGTCGGCGAAGTCCTTCAGCGCGGGCTGGTTCTCCTGCATGAACCGCATGATCGGGCCCAACCGGCCCGCGATCAGCTGCGCCAGCCGCCGGATCAGCTCCGCGCGCGCCTCGCCTTGGTCGGGCTGCTCGCGCGCCCACTCCAGCACCTCGTCCACCGACCCCGCGAGGTCGTCGAGCAGGCTCGCGACGATGTCCTCCTTGGTGCGGAAGTGGTAGTACAACGCGGCCTTGGTCACGTCGAGCTTTTCCGCGATCTCCCGCAGTGAGGTCTTCTCGTAGCCCTGCTCCACGAACAGGTCGAGCGCGACCTGCTGGATGCGCTCCCTCGTGTCACTGCGACGCCCCGCCATGACCGTCCTTCCTGAGAACCTTCTCAAACTAACTTGACGCCCGGCAAGTCGAAGCTCGTCTTACGGCTAGCCAATTGACTTGTCGGCCGACAAGTAATGCCGCTTCTCAGCTTACTTCCACAAGGGGATCACCATGACAACCACCATGAGCGCGCCTGGGGCGTGCGCACGGACCAGCGCCGGTGGTGGGCGCTCGTCGCGATCGGACTGGCCCAGCCGCTGGTCATCGTCGACACCACCATCGTCAACATCGCCCTGCCCTCGGCGCCGCGCGAGCTCGGCATGTCCGACGTCGCCCGGCAGTGGACGATCAGCGCCTACACCCTCGCCTTCGGTGGGTTGCTGCTGCTCGGCGGGCGCCTGGCCGACCGGCTCGGGCGCAAGAACACGCTCATCGTCGGCGCGATCGGGTTCGCGCTCGCCTCGGTCGTCGGCGGGGCGGCGACCGGGCCGGGCATGCTCATCGCGGCCAGGGCGGCGCAGGGGGGCTTCGCCGCGCTGCTCGCGCCGTCCACGCTGTCGCTGCTGACCGTCACGTTCACCGAGGCCCGCGAGCGGGCCAAGGCCTTCGGCATCTACAGCGCGATCATGATGTCCGGCGCCGCGCTCGGCCTGATCGCCGGTGGCGCCCTCGCCGAGTACCTCGACTGGCGCTGGTGCCTCTACGTGAACCTGCCGCTGGCCGCGATCGCCGCGGTGCTGGACTGGTCCGTGCTGCCGAAGGTCGAAGGCCACCGCGAGACCCGGCTGGACTGGATCAGCGCGATCCTGGGCAGCGGCGGCATCGTGTCGCTCGTCCACGCACTGGCGGAAGTCGCGACGCGCGGTCGGGTTCCGGCGTGGTGCTGGGCTTCGCCGGCGCGGCAGTCGTGATCATCGGGCGTTCGTGTTCCGGCAGACGCGGGTCGCGAACCCGTTGCTGCCGCTGCGGATCCTCGCCGACCGCACGCGTTCGGCCGGTTACCTGACCATCGGCGCGGCCTCGTTCGGCATGTTCGGCCTGTTCCTGTTCCTGACCTACCAGCTGCAGGGGATCATGCACTACGGCGCGTTCCAGGCCGGGCTGGCGTTCCTGCCGTTCCAGCTGGGCAACGTGCTCGTGTCGACGCTGCTGTCGCGCCGGCTGCTGCCGCGCACCGGGCCGCGGCCCCTGCTGGTGATCGGCATCCTGCTGATGGCAGCCGGGCTGGCGACGCTGACCCAGCTGACGCCGTCGCGACCGGATGGGGCGGCCGGGGTCCTCGCCTTGGCCGCGATCGGCGTCGGCGTCCTGGTCGGCCCGAAGAAGTGACCGGTGCTTTCCCGCAAGAGCACCCGGCTCTTGCGGGAAAGCGCTGTTCAGGCCGCGATGCTCTGCGGGCCCTCGGCGAGATGCGTGACGTACGCGCCGCGCTCGGCGATCCAGGCCAGCGCGCTGTCGGCCTGCCGGCCGCGGACGCCGACGCGGAAGCGGGCGACGGGGGTGTCGCCGACGCGGGTCAGCCCGCCGCCGATGGTCGCGAGCTCGACGTCGAACCGCGTCGCGGCCTCCGGCAGCAGCGCGCCGACGGCGGCGAAACCGATCAGCACCACGTCGGCGGCACGGTCGTACGCGGCGGTCTGGGCGCGGGGGGTGTCGATGGCGGGAAGCAGCGCGTCGGCGGTCCGGCTGCCGGGCGCGGCCAGCAGGTCCAGCACCGTGCCGTGCTCGACGACGCGGCCCGCGTCGAGGACAGCGACCTGATCGCAGACGCGCCGCACGACCGTGCTGTCCGGCGTGGTGAGCAGCACGGTGACGCCGAGTTCGGCACGGGCCCGGTCGAGGACGGTCAGCACCGAGGTGGCCTCCTCGGCCGCGATACCGGCTGTCGGGTCGTCGGCGAGCAGCACCGCGGGACCGGTCGCCAGGGCACGGGCGACCGCGACGCGCCGGCGCTGCGCCTCGGTCAGCTCGCCCGGCTGCTGGTTCGCGCGCTGGGTGAGGCCGACGATGTCGAGCACGCGGCCGACCCGGTTGCGCCGCTGCGGGCCGTCGACACCGAGCCGCTCCAGCGGGGCGGCGATGTTGCCGGCGACGGTGCGCTCGGCGTGCAGCGCCGGCACGGCGTCCAGCACGGCGACCTGGCGGCGCACCTCGCGCAGCCGGCGCCCGTCGAGGCCCGCGGTGTTCAGGCCGTCGAGGCGCACCGTGCCGCGGTCAGGTTTCTCTTGCAGGGCAACGACTTTGGCGAGAGTGGACTTGCCGGACCTGGCGGGGCCGACGACGCCGTAGAGCGCGCCCGCGCCGATCTCGAGGTTCACCTCGCGCAGGGCGAGGACCGGGGAACTCTTGCCGGGGAAGGACTTGGACAGATTTTCGACAGTGATCAACGGAAGCTCCATGCTGCGGGCGCCGCGGGCGCCGGACGTCACCGAACAGACTGTCCGCAAAGGACAGTCGCGAAAGGAATCGAACTCAGCGGGTGAGAACGGTCAGTGACGACATGCACACACGGTGCGGCGGCACTCATCAACGACTCGGCGCTTGGTGAGCATTCGCGTCCGGTACACGGCTTCCTCCATCGATCCTGGCGGTAGCACCTGCCCTGTGGAGGGTGGTTGCTGCGACTTCGGCGAGCCAGGTCTCTCAGTCGCTCGGGATGGATACGATAGAAGTAGAACGGATGTCCTGTGTTCTGCGCAAGTATCCTGGTCGAGATCACACAGGTTAATCACACGTACGGCGGTAAGGACCGGCCGCTGCGCCCTCGCGGAGACGCTACGCGTTGCTGCGTTGACGCTCCGCTATCCGCGCGAAGTCGGCGACGGTGATTTGCTCACCGCGGGCGCGGGGATCGACGCCCGCCGCCTGGAGCACCGCCCCGGCCCGTTCGGCCGAACCGGCCCACGAGGCGAGCGCGGCGCGCAACGTCTTGCGCCGCTGGGCGAACGCCGCGTCGACGACCGCGAACACGGCGGCCCGGTCGGCGGCGGTATCGGGCCGGGCGGCGCGTTCGAAGGACACCAGCGCGGAGTCGACGTTCGGCACCGGCCAGAACACCGCGCGCGGCACGGGGGCGACCTTGCGGGCCTTGCCGTACCAGGCGAGCTTCACGCTCGGGACGCCATAGATCCGGCTTCCCGGCCCCGCGGCCATCCGGTCGGCGACCTCGGTCTGGACCATGACCAGTGCGCGGCTCAGCGACGGCAGCTCGGCGAGCAGGTGCAGCACCACGGGCACGGCGATGTTGTAGGGCAGGTTCGCGACCAGTGTGGTGGGCGGTGCGGGCAACTCACCGGGCGCGAGTCTGAGCGCGTCCCGTTCGAGCACCGTGAGCCTGGCCGCGGCCTCAGGTGCGCGCTCCCGCACGGTCACGGGCAGCCGCGTGGCGAGTACCGGATCGATCTCGACGGCCACCACGTGGGCACCGGAGGCCAGCAGGCCCAGCGTGAGCGAGCCGAGCCCGGGCCCGACCTCGAGCACGGTGTCCTCCGCGCCCACCCCGGACAGCTCCACGATCCGCCGGACCGTGTTGGGGTCGTGCACGAAGTTCTGGCCGAGCTTCTTCGTCGGCTGTACGTCCAGCTCGGCGGCCAGCCCGCGGATCTCGGCCGGACCGAGCAGTTGTGCCACGCCGGAGACTCTACCCAACGTCAGGAACGGTCCCCGGCGAGCACAACGCGCTCGGTCAGGCGATCCCGGCCTTCTTGGAGCACACCGGCCACGCGCCCCAGCCCTGTCCGGCCTGAACCCGCTGCGCGACCACGATCTGCTGCTCGCGGCTGGCCTGGTAGGCGTGCTGCGCGTAGGCGCCGCCGCCGTAGGCCTGCCAGGTGCTGTTGGTGAACTGCAGACCACCCTCGAAGCCGTTGCCCGTGTTGGCCGCCCAGTTGCCGGTGGACTCGCAGCTCGCGAGCCGGTCCCACAGCGCGCCGTTGCTGATGTCGGGCTGCTTGGTGCCGACCCGGACGATCTTCGGCTTGGCCTCGGTGAGGACCTTCACCGACAGCTGCTCGCGGTCGGTCTCCGCGCCGTTCTTCTTGGTCACGCGGTAGGTGACGATCTGCTTGCCCGGCGCGCCGGGATCCTGCACGACCTGCTTGCCCGCGTCGAGCGTGGCGTCCTTGATCTGCTGGACGGGCGGGTCGATGTCCTCCTGCTGGTTGATCACCGAGACGCCGGTGCGGCTGATGTGCACCTCGGCGCCGTCGGCGATCTTGAACTGCAGACCACCCTCGACCTCGTCGTCCGGGCCCAGCGAGAGGTTCTGGTCCTTGAGGAAGTCGGCCGCGGTGACGGCCGTGCTGGTGACCTGGCGGGGCGCGGAGTCGCCGTCGTAGACGGTGACGTGCTTGAGGGTGTTGATCGTGACGGTCGAGCCCTCGAGCGGCAGCTCGGCGTTGGGCGCGATCGAGAAGAAGCTGCCCTGGCCGAACTTGCCGCTCATGCCCAGCTGGTCGAGCGCCTCGGCGAGCGTGTCGGCGCGGACCCAGGAGTCCTTCGCGACGCCGTCGACGACGAGGTTGAGGTGCCGGCCGCGCTCGAGCTTGATGACGCCGCCGTCGCCGACGGGAGCCTGCGGGGACGGGGAGAGCGCGTCGTGCTCGCCGACGGTCAGGCCCGCGTCGTGCAGCACCTCGCCGACGGTCTTGCCGTAGCTGTGCACGGTCTCGGTGTGCCCGTCGACGTCGACGGTGACGCTCTTGTTCATGGCCAACGCGGCCGCGCCGCCACCGGTGATGCTGATCAGCAGGGCCAGGACCGAGCCGCGCAGAAAGCGCTTCTTCCAGGTCTTGACCGCGGTGACGAGTGCCCGCTCGGGCTCCTCCTCGGCCTCCACGATCGCCGTGCGGTCCGCGGAAGCCAGATCCGGCAGCGCGAGCGCGGGCAGCATGGTCGTCTCGGCGTTGATCAGCCGGATGAGCTCGTCGACGTCGAGCTCGGCCTCCGCCATCATGTCGTCGGCGTCGGGACCGAGGACCGTGCGGAGGTCGTGCTCCGTGATGGCGAGGTCGTCGGAGAAGTCCCAGTCGTCCTCAGGATTCGGCCAGTCCAGCGTGCCGACGCCAGCACGCGAGGACGCGTACCAGTCCATCGTGTCGTCGAGGCGCGCGTGAGCCTGTCTACTACCAGTCACAGCAGGTCGTTCCCTTTCGCACTAGCGGCATCCGCAGTTCCGTGTCATCCCCAACCCCGACCTGCACTGACACGACTGCGGTTTTGCGCCTACCGATTAATCGGGTGGCACGATCACGGGACAGTAACGGGTCCCGCGAGGTTGCGCAAACACCGACCGGAATCTAGTGGTCTTCGTCACTCCTCCGTGTGGTGGGTGAGCGTCCACGAATGTCGCAATGCGTTCAACCCGTTGTGACAGAAGGGAGTTGGAACACGCGCTCGGCGTTCCGGCAAGCCGCCGATGCGACGTCTTCCAGACTCTGTTCTCGCAGCTCAGCCAGGTAACGAACGGTATAAGCGGTGCAATACGGTTCATTCGGCCTGCCGCGGAACGGATGCGGCGTCAGGAACGGTGCGTCCGTTTCGACCAGGAATTGCTCCGAAGGGACCAATCTCGCCGCTTCGTGCAGGTCACGGGCGTTCTTGAAGGTCACCGTGCCGGCGAACGACAGGACGTACCCGGCGTCGACACAGCGGCGGGCGATGGCCGCGTCCCCGGAGAAGCAGTGGAACACCACCCGCTCCGGCACGCCCTCCTCGGCCAGGATCCGCAGCACGTCCTCGTGCGCGTCCCGGTCGTGGATCATCAGCGGCTTGCCCACCCGCTTGGCGAGATCGATGTGCCAGCGGAACGCCGCCTGCTGGGCGTCGTGCGGCGCGTAGTCCCAGTAGTAGTCCAGACCCGTCTCGCCGACGGCGACTACACCGTCCGCCCGCGCCAGACGCTCTATTTCGGACCGCTCGGCGTCGCCGAAATCCTTGGTACGGGTGGGATGGACGGCCACCGCGGCGAACACGCGGGGGTCCCATGTGGACGCCTGCGCGGCCCAGCGGGCCGCGGCGAGGTCGTCCGCGACGGTCACCACGCGGGTCACCCCGGCGGCCTCCGCGCGGTCGACCATGGTCGCCACGTCGGCCGCAGTGACCGCTCCGCAGGCGTCGAGATGCGTGTGGGCGTCGACCACCGGCACCGGGAGGCGCTCCGGCACCGGCGGTCGTTCCTTCTTATTCGGCTTCGTCACGTTCGATCGGCGCCCACTCGGGCCCGGTCTCGCCGAGCTTCGGGTCGAGCTTCGCGAACAACGGGGTCGGCTTCGCCAGCGGACGCCCGACCTCGACCGGCGTGGACTGCCAGCGTGCCTGCTCGGCCGCGTAGTCCCCGGTGAGGATCGGGTTCGTCCGGCCGGGGATGTCGAGGTCCTCGACGTCGTGCAGCTCGGGCTGGGCCGCCCAGACCCCGGTCCCGCCCAGCGCCTCGTGCACCTTCTGCGCCGAGTGCGGCAGGAACGGCGTGAGCAGCGTGTTCGCGTCCGAGACCACCTGCAGCGCGGTGTGCAGCACCGCGTCCCGGCGCTCCGGGTCGTCCTTGAGCTTCCACGGCTCCTGGTCCGACAGGTACCGGTTCGCGGCCGTCACGACGCGCATGGCCTCGCCTGCGGCCAGCTTGAACCGCGAGCGCTGCAGGTGCCCGCCGACCGTCTCGAACGCCTTGCGTGAAAGCGCCTTCAGCTCCTCGTCCGCGGGTGCGGGCTTCGCCGGGGCCGGGACGGCGCCGTTGTTCTTGTGCGCCATCGAGATCGACCGGTTGACCAGGTTGCCCCACTCGTTGGCGAGCTCGAAGTTGGTCCGCCGGACGAACTCGTCCCAGGTGAAGTCGGTGTCCTGGGTCTCCGGGCCCGCCACCGAGATGAAGTAGCGCAGCGAGTCCGGGCCGAACTCGCGCAGGAAGTCGTGCACGTAGATGACCGTGCCCCGCGAGGTGGAGAACTTCGAGCCGCTCATCGTGAGGAACTCGCTGGAGACGATCTCGTCCGGCAGGTTCAGCGTGCCGTACCGGCCGATCTCGCCGCCGCGGTCGCCCGCGCCGTTGTGGCCGAGCAGCAGCGCCGGCCAGATCTGGGCGTGGAAGGTGATGTTGTCCTTGCCCATGAAGTAGTAGCCCCGCGCGTCGGGGTTCGTCCACCACTCCTGCCACTGGTCGGGGTTGCCCGTCCGGCGCGCCCACTCGACGCTCGCGGAGAAGTAGCCGATGACCGCGTCGAACCACACGTAGAACCGCTTGAGCGGCTGGTCGTGCCAGCCGTCCAGCGGGACCTTCACGCCCCAGTCCAGGTCGCGGGTGATCGGCCGGGGCCGCATGTCCTCGACCAGGTTCCTGGTGAACTTCAGGACGTTGGGCCGCCAGTCGGTGCGGGTCGAGAGCCACTTGCCCAGCGTCTCGGTGAACGCGGGCAGGTCGAGGAACAGGTGCTCGGTCTCGACGAACTTCGGCGTCTCGCCGTTGATCCGCGACTTGGGGTTGATCAGGTCGGCCGGGTCGAGCTGGTTGCCGCAGTTGTCGCACTGGTCGCCGCGCGCACCGTCGTACCCGCAGATCGGGCAGGTGCCCTCGATGTAGCGGTCGGGCAGCGTGCGGCCGGTGGACGGGCTGATCGCGCCCGTCGTGGTCTTCGGCACGACGTAGCCGTTGCGGTAGAGCGCCAGGAAGATCTGCTGGGTGACCTCGGCGTGGTTGCCGGTGGTGGTGCGGGTGAACAGGTCGTAGCTCAGGCCGAGGCCCTGCAGGTCCGAGCCGATCTGGCGGGTGTACTTGTCCGCCGTCTGCTGCGGGGTCAGCCCCTCCTTGTCCGCCTGCACGGTGATCGGGGTGCCGTGCTCGTCGGTCCCGGACACCATGAGCACCCGGTTGCCGGCCATTCGCTGGTAGCGCGAGAAGACGTCCGAGGGGACGCCGAAGCCGGACACGTGGCCGATGTGGCGGGGCCCGTTGGCATAGGGCCAGGCCACCGCCGTCAACACATTGGTGCTCATGCTTTATTAGCGTACGGGGGCTGTCAGCTCACTTAATGGGAGGTGCTCGTGTCCGCGACCCGGCTGCTGGTGCTCGGCGTCGTGCGGATGCACGGCAGCGCACACGGCTACCAGGTGCGCCGCGAGCTGCTCAGCTGGTCCGCGGACAAGTGGGCCAACGTCCAGCCCGGCTCCATCTACCACGCGCTGAAGAAGATGACGACCGAGCAGCTGCTGGAACAGGTCGCGACCGAGGCGGGCAGCGGCCCCGACCGGACCGCCTACCGGCTCACCGAGGACGGCGAGGCCGAGTTCCAGCTCCTGCTCGCGCGCGCACTGTCCCAGCCGGACCCGGCGAGCCAGGAACGCTCGGCGGCGATCGTGCTGATGACCGCGCTGCCCCGCGAGCGGGTGCTCGGGCTGCTCCGGCACCAGCTGGTGCAGCTGGAGGCCGAGCACCGCACGGCCGGGATGCTGGCCGACGAGCGGACGGCCGGGGAGAAGCCGGCGCACGTCCACGAGCTGTTCCGGCTGTGGCAACTGCACGCCGACGCGAACGTGACGTGGCTGCGCGAGCTGGTCGCGCGACTCGAAGCCGGGGAATATCTCATGGCGGACGATTCCGGACAGTCATTCGGCGAACCCCCCGCCCGTCGCCCGACCACCGCCCGTGGTCGAGGCGCTTCGCGCCACTGTGCTGACTGATCAAGTTTGACTACCGGCTGACACTGGGAGATAGAGTGCCGACTCACGCTAGTCAAATTTGATTACCGGAAGGGGAGGCCATGATCAGGGCACGCGGTCTCGCGCGCAGCTTCACCGCGCGCGGCCGCACGGTCGAGGCCGTCAAAGGCGTCGACATCGACGTCGCCGAGGGGGAGCTCGTCGGTTTCCTCGGCCCGAACGGGGCCGGGAAGACGACCACGCTGCGGATGCTGACCACGCTGCTGCGCCCGACCGCGGGCGAGGCCACGGTCGGGGGCTGTGACCTGCGGACGGACCCGCTGGGGGTGCGGCGGCGGATCGGGTACGTCGCCCAGGGCGGCGGGACCGCCCCCGAGTGCAAGGTGCTCGAGGAGATCGAGCTGCAGGGCCGGCTGTACGGCCTCTCGAAGACCGACGCGCACCGGCGCGGCGCCGAGCTGACCGAGCAGCTCGACCTGTCGGGTCTGGATCAGCGGTTGACGAAGACGCTCTCCGGCGGGCAGCGGCGGCGGCTGGACATCGCGCTGAGCCTCATCCACGACCCGAAGCTGATCTTCTTCGACGAGCCGACCACCGGCCTGGACCCGCAGAGCCGGGCGAACCTGTGGGAGCACACCCGGCGGCTGCGCAGCGAGCACGGCGCGACGCTGTTCCTCACCACGCACTACCTGGACGAGGCCGACTCGCTGTGCGACCGGATCCTGGTGATCGACAACGGCGAGATCGTCGCCGAGGGCACCCCGGACTCGCTGAAGTCGCGGGTGTCGGGCGACGGTGTCACGGTCGGCGTGGCGGAGGACTCGGTTTCCGCCGCGGCGGAGGTCGCCGGCCGCCTGCCGGGTGCGCACGAGGTGACCACTGTGGACGGTGCCGTGACGTTCCGGGTGCCGCGCGGGGACACCGCGATGCCGGACCTGCTGCGCGCGCTGGACGCGGCGGGTATCGCGATGACCTCGATCCAGGTCCAGCGCCCGACCCTGGACGACGTGTTCCTGACCCTGACCGGGCGCAGCCTGCGAGACGCGGAGCAGGGTCCGCCGGCGCCGAAGGAGGCCGTCCATGTTGCGTGAGACGTGGTTGATCTTCCGGCGGGACATGATGCTGTCGTTGCGCAATCCCGCGTGGATCATGATCGGGATCATGCAGCCGGTGCTGTACCTCGTGCTGTTCGGTCCGCTGATGGAGAAGGTCGTCAACAACACGCCGGGCTTCCCGCCGGGCAGCAGCTGGACGATCCTGACGCCCGCGCTGATCATCCAGCTGGCGCTGTTCAGCTCGTCGTTCGCCGGGTTCTCGATCCTGACGGAGTACCGAAGCGGGGTCCTGGAGCGGTTGCGGGTGACGCCCGCGAGCCGGGTCGCGCTGCTGATGGGGAAGGTGCTGAACAACGCGGTGCAGGCCGTGGTGCAGGCGGTGCTCATCACCGTGCTGGCGTACCTGGTGTTCGGCCTGGACGCACCGTTCGGCGGGGTGCTGCTGAGCCTGGTGATCGTCGCGTTGACGGCGGTGACACTGGCGTCGGCGTCGTACGCGGTGGCGCTGACGATCAAGAGTGAGCAGGCTTTCCCGGCGTTGCTGAACGCGGTACTGATGCCGGTGCTCCTGTTGTCGGGGATCCTGCTGCCGATCACGAGCATCCTGGCGCCGAACTGGCTGTACGTGATCTCGCGGATCAACCCGTTCACCCACGTCGTGGACGCCGAACGAGCCACTTTCCGCGGCGATTTCACGTTCGGCGCGCTGTATGTCGGCGGGATCGTGCTCCTCGTGATGGCGTTGCTCGCCGTGTGGTGGGGCGCGCGGACCTTCCAGCGGGAGAACGCTTAGAGACTGTTTCAGAAGTGGCTTGCGGGCCGGTGCGGGTAGCGGAACCTGAGGCGGCCCCTCGCTGTGGGATCGCCTCCTCATGACCGCCAGGCCAAGCCACCCAATTCCATGAAGTGGATCCCCCCGTGCGCTCGCTGTGACGCTTCCGCTTTCCCCTGGGTGAGTCAATCCCGCATCCGGGCCTTTTCGCACTTAGAGTGGCTGGACAGGGTCACGGGGAGTGCGAAGGTGGAGGTTTGACAGAGGGCGAAACGGCGCGTGGGATCAACCTGTCGCTGCATGCGACCGTGGCCGACTGGGGCACGGTCCGGTCCGCTGCTGTCGTTTTCGCCTCGATCACCGTCACCGAGAACGTCAACTGGAGCGACGCCGGTGCCCAGCGTCAGATCGCTGCCGCGCAGGAGGCCGGGGTGCGCGCCGGGATCCGGCACTACGCCCGCCCCGGCGCCCCGCAGGACCAGGCCGAGCACTGCGTCCGCCTGGGCAAGCAGCTCGGCGTGTTCGGCCCCGGCTCGCTCGCGCCCGCGCTCGAGGTGGACGCCGTGGGCGTGGACGACCGGTTCATCAAGGCCTGGATCAAGGGCGTCCGCCACGCCGCGGGCATCCGGCGCGTGCTCGTCTACGCCCGCTACGACACCTGGCTGCACCACCTGCGGCCGGACAAGTGGGCCGACTCCGACGTGGTGCTGTGGGTGCGCCGGCACAACGGCATCCCGGGCAGACCCGGCTGGTTCCACCCGCGGCTGGGCCTGCACCAGCACCGCGCCGCCCCGATCGCGCCCGGGCTGAACGGCCCGATCGGCCTCGACGCGATCGTCTACCCGTTCACGATGACGGACGTCCTGCTGTAGCCGACCGCGCTCACCCGGCGGCGAGCCGCGACCGCATGAGGAACACGTTGTACGGGCCCCACTGCGACATCAGGTAGTAGATGTCAGGGCCGTCAAGGGCCCACGGGTGGAGATAGCCGCCGTACAGGCCGGGGTACTGCGCCCCGGGGACGGCCACCTCGCCCGGGGACCACGGGCCTTCGAGGCGGTCGGCGGTGTGCAGCAGGATCGCGCCGCCGGGGTCGTCGAGGTGCATCGCGAGCCACTGTCCCAAGTGGACGTCGTAGGCGACGGAGAGCTCGCCGACCGGGCCGGGCAGCACCGGTACGGCGGCGGACTCGTCGCGCGTCCAGCCGGTGCCGGTGAAGTACTCGTAGGCCTGGGCGTTCAGGATTTCGGGCACCGCCGCGCGG
Proteins encoded in this region:
- a CDS encoding ATP-binding cassette domain-containing protein; translation: MIRARGLARSFTARGRTVEAVKGVDIDVAEGELVGFLGPNGAGKTTTLRMLTTLLRPTAGEATVGGCDLRTDPLGVRRRIGYVAQGGGTAPECKVLEEIELQGRLYGLSKTDAHRRGAELTEQLDLSGLDQRLTKTLSGGQRRRLDIALSLIHDPKLIFFDEPTTGLDPQSRANLWEHTRRLRSEHGATLFLTTHYLDEADSLCDRILVIDNGEIVAEGTPDSLKSRVSGDGVTVGVAEDSVSAAAEVAGRLPGAHEVTTVDGAVTFRVPRGDTAMPDLLRALDAAGIAMTSIQVQRPTLDDVFLTLTGRSLRDAEQGPPAPKEAVHVA
- a CDS encoding ABC transporter permease, giving the protein MLRETWLIFRRDMMLSLRNPAWIMIGIMQPVLYLVLFGPLMEKVVNNTPGFPPGSSWTILTPALIIQLALFSSSFAGFSILTEYRSGVLERLRVTPASRVALLMGKVLNNAVQAVVQAVLITVLAYLVFGLDAPFGGVLLSLVIVALTAVTLASASYAVALTIKSEQAFPALLNAVLMPVLLLSGILLPITSILAPNWLYVISRINPFTHVVDAERATFRGDFTFGALYVGGIVLLVMALLAVWWGARTFQRENA
- a CDS encoding GH25 family lysozyme: MTEGETARGINLSLHATVADWGTVRSAAVVFASITVTENVNWSDAGAQRQIAAAQEAGVRAGIRHYARPGAPQDQAEHCVRLGKQLGVFGPGSLAPALEVDAVGVDDRFIKAWIKGVRHAAGIRRVLVYARYDTWLHHLRPDKWADSDVVLWVRRHNGIPGRPGWFHPRLGLHQHRAAPIAPGLNGPIGLDAIVYPFTMTDVLL